One Megasphaera elsdenii DSM 20460 genomic window carries:
- a CDS encoding universal stress protein yields MKKYNNIIVPTDGSVNSKRALEHAVVIASSLGATITLVYVANIVSVISNFDQIPNASGYVTEQVALDMEEEGKGILDEFAKSIPQNIEVKSVFEVGSPGPAVLSVAKKYNADLIVMGSRGLGPLKGLFMGSVSSYVVTHSVCPVLIVK; encoded by the coding sequence ATGAAAAAATATAATAACATCATCGTACCGACGGACGGTTCTGTTAACTCAAAACGCGCGCTGGAACATGCCGTCGTCATCGCCTCGTCCTTAGGCGCTACGATTACGCTGGTCTATGTCGCCAACATCGTATCGGTCATTTCTAACTTCGACCAGATCCCCAATGCCAGCGGCTACGTCACGGAACAGGTCGCTTTGGACATGGAAGAAGAAGGGAAGGGCATCCTCGACGAATTTGCGAAATCCATTCCCCAGAACATCGAAGTCAAGAGTGTCTTTGAAGTCGGTTCGCCCGGTCCGGCCGTCTTGTCGGTGGCCAAGAAATACAATGCCGACCTCATCGTCATGGGCAGCCGCGGCCTCGGGCCGTTGAAAGGCTTGTTCATGGGTTCCGTCAGCAGCTATGTCGTCACCCATTCGGTCTGCCCCGTATTGATCGTTAAATAG
- the argS gene encoding arginine--tRNA ligase, with amino-acid sequence MEMKDLLKQGITEALNKAIAAGTLPAGDYPDVALEVPPQKEFGDFASNIAMQSVRVAHKAPRIIAQAIVDGMDYPWLDHAEIAGAGFINFFLKNDVIYDTLKQILAAGDAYGHAPLRQEDTIQVEYVSANPTGPLHVGHGRGAAYGSALVNLLRAAGYNVQAEYYINDAGNQMNNLAASVNARYLELLGKPAEIPENGYHGHDIIETAQAIIDQDGDKYLDMPEAERLELFKDRAYAEKLKALKRDLAHFNVHYDNWFSERTLHPDAIQAACKVLEERGKIYEKDGALWLKSTDYGDDKDRVVIRDNGVPTYLAADIAYHKNKYDRGFKKMINIWGADHHGYVARVKAAMAALGYDVDQLEVLLLQMVSLFRDGKPVKMSKRTGQAITLNELIEEVGTDAARYFFIMRSLDTQLDFDLDLAKSHSNENPVYYIQYAHARIYSIYRQAKEAGANLSMDWSDVKWDTLTNEYELELIKKMAAFPEEVQRAARERAPHRIAHFVHELAGMFHTFYNHCRIIQEDKDLEKARLALVTAVRITIANSLAILGVSAPEKM; translated from the coding sequence ATGGAAATGAAGGATTTATTGAAGCAGGGCATTACGGAAGCCCTGAACAAGGCTATTGCAGCCGGCACGCTTCCCGCTGGCGACTATCCCGATGTCGCCCTGGAAGTACCGCCGCAGAAGGAATTCGGTGATTTTGCCAGCAACATCGCCATGCAGTCGGTCCGCGTCGCCCACAAGGCACCGCGCATCATTGCCCAGGCCATCGTCGACGGCATGGATTACCCCTGGCTCGACCATGCTGAAATCGCCGGTGCCGGCTTCATCAATTTCTTCTTGAAGAACGACGTCATCTACGATACGCTCAAACAGATCCTGGCAGCCGGTGACGCTTATGGTCATGCACCGCTTCGGCAGGAAGACACGATCCAGGTCGAATACGTCAGTGCCAACCCGACGGGGCCGCTCCACGTCGGCCACGGCCGCGGTGCCGCTTATGGCAGTGCCCTGGTCAACCTCCTGCGGGCTGCAGGCTATAACGTCCAGGCTGAATATTACATCAACGATGCCGGCAACCAGATGAACAACCTGGCTGCGTCGGTCAACGCCCGTTATCTGGAACTCCTGGGCAAGCCGGCGGAAATCCCGGAAAACGGCTATCACGGCCATGACATCATCGAAACGGCCCAGGCCATCATCGACCAGGACGGCGATAAATATTTGGACATGCCGGAAGCAGAACGGCTGGAACTGTTCAAGGACCGGGCCTATGCAGAAAAACTCAAGGCCCTCAAACGGGACCTGGCTCATTTCAACGTCCATTACGATAACTGGTTCAGCGAACGGACGCTCCATCCCGATGCCATCCAGGCAGCCTGCAAGGTCTTGGAAGAACGGGGCAAGATTTATGAAAAAGACGGTGCGCTGTGGCTGAAATCGACGGACTACGGCGACGACAAAGACCGTGTCGTCATCCGCGACAACGGCGTACCGACTTATTTGGCAGCCGATATCGCCTACCATAAGAATAAGTATGACCGGGGCTTCAAGAAGATGATCAACATCTGGGGCGCCGACCACCACGGCTATGTAGCCCGCGTCAAAGCGGCCATGGCAGCCCTCGGTTACGACGTCGATCAGCTGGAAGTGCTCCTCTTGCAGATGGTCAGCCTCTTCCGCGACGGCAAGCCCGTCAAGATGAGCAAGCGTACGGGTCAGGCCATTACGCTGAACGAACTCATCGAAGAAGTCGGCACCGATGCAGCCCGCTACTTCTTCATCATGCGGTCCCTGGATACGCAGCTCGATTTCGACCTGGACCTGGCGAAATCCCACAGCAACGAAAATCCGGTCTACTACATCCAGTACGCCCATGCCCGTATCTACAGCATTTACCGTCAGGCCAAGGAAGCCGGTGCCAACCTCAGCATGGACTGGTCCGACGTCAAATGGGATACGCTGACCAATGAATACGAACTGGAACTGATCAAGAAGATGGCCGCTTTCCCGGAAGAAGTCCAGCGCGCAGCCCGCGAACGGGCGCCGCACCGCATCGCCCACTTCGTCCACGAACTGGCCGGCATGTTCCATACGTTCTATAACCACTGCCGCATCATCCAGGAAGATAAGGACTTGGAAAAAGCCCGTCTGGCCCTGGTCACGGCAGTCCGCATCACCATTGCAAACAGTTTGGCTATTTTAGGGGTTTCTGCTCCTGAAAAAATGTAA
- a CDS encoding sodium:proton antiporter yields the protein MTHELVSATLPVWSIIPFAGMLLSIAIVPLVRPEWWEKHMLGAAIAWSLLFLIPFAAAYGVGESWFRLLESVLLDYIPFIVLLFGLFVVAGGIAVRGTLAGTTKINCLLLFIGTFLASWIGTTGAAMLLIRPLIRANAWRKNKVHLMVFFIFLVANMGGCLTPLGDPPLFMGFQRGVPFTWTFHLLPILVLNLVLMFALFAFLDKHFYNKEVKEGRTPLDLIDENDKQPLRLEGAHNLIFIALIIIGVLANGLLPDMFPAFANGAGLHIYDEIVFPYATLAEIAIILVAAFLSIKTTRKSTRDLNEFTYAPILEVAKLFIGIFVTMIPALILLKAHGAELGLSHPWQMFWATGALSSFLDNTPTYLVFLQTAGALGATQGITTSVGTVSQIMLEAISAGAVFMGANTYIGNAPNFMVKSIAEENKIKMPSFFGYMGWSVAILIPLFIIDMVVFFL from the coding sequence ATGACACATGAACTCGTAAGTGCGACCTTGCCCGTATGGAGTATCATCCCCTTCGCCGGGATGCTCTTGTCCATCGCCATCGTGCCCCTTGTCCGCCCGGAATGGTGGGAAAAGCACATGCTCGGTGCAGCCATCGCCTGGTCTCTTTTGTTCCTCATCCCCTTCGCTGCAGCTTATGGCGTCGGTGAATCGTGGTTCCGGCTCTTAGAATCGGTCCTCCTCGACTACATTCCCTTCATCGTCCTCCTCTTCGGCCTGTTCGTCGTCGCCGGCGGCATCGCCGTCCGCGGCACCTTAGCCGGTACGACGAAGATCAACTGCCTCCTGCTGTTCATCGGCACGTTCCTGGCCAGCTGGATTGGTACGACCGGCGCTGCCATGCTGCTCATCCGTCCCCTCATCCGGGCCAATGCCTGGCGCAAGAACAAAGTACACCTCATGGTGTTCTTCATCTTCCTCGTCGCCAACATGGGCGGCTGTCTGACACCGCTCGGCGATCCTCCCCTGTTCATGGGCTTCCAGCGCGGCGTCCCCTTTACCTGGACCTTCCATCTCCTGCCCATCCTGGTGCTCAACCTGGTCCTCATGTTCGCCCTCTTCGCCTTCTTGGACAAACACTTCTATAATAAGGAAGTAAAAGAAGGCCGGACTCCGCTCGACTTGATCGATGAAAACGACAAACAGCCCCTTCGCCTGGAAGGCGCTCACAACCTCATCTTCATCGCTTTGATCATCATCGGCGTCCTGGCCAACGGCCTCCTGCCGGATATGTTCCCGGCTTTCGCCAACGGCGCAGGCCTGCACATTTACGATGAAATCGTCTTCCCCTATGCCACCTTGGCAGAAATCGCCATCATCCTCGTCGCGGCCTTCCTGTCCATCAAGACGACGCGGAAATCAACGCGGGACCTCAACGAATTTACGTATGCCCCGATTCTGGAAGTGGCTAAACTGTTCATCGGCATCTTCGTCACCATGATTCCGGCCTTGATCTTGCTCAAAGCCCACGGTGCTGAACTGGGCCTGTCCCATCCGTGGCAGATGTTTTGGGCCACCGGCGCCCTGTCGTCCTTCCTGGACAACACGCCGACGTACCTGGTCTTCCTCCAGACAGCCGGTGCCCTCGGTGCTACCCAGGGTATTACGACGTCCGTCGGGACGGTCTCCCAGATCATGTTGGAAGCCATCTCGGCCGGTGCCGTCTTCATGGGCGCCAATACCTATATCGGCAATGCACCGAACTTCATGGTTAAATCCATTGCAGAAGAAAACAAAATCAAAATGCCGAGCTTCTTCGGCTACATGGGCTGGTCCGTAGCCATCCTCATCCCGCTGTTCATCATCGACATGGTCGTCTTCTTCTTGTAA
- a CDS encoding DUF2157 domain-containing protein gives MERNTNVWLDRKVDDWVSKGWISEEARQKIRKSYGRDEQRKSLLTTLPLYALLAVIGLAAAGIALIWGVSQFWYYVSITVRMGLACVLLLITQIGVGAAMFQERQGSLVAEGVALVHCLGIFAVLAMAEQSFYIGWDVTAYVAVCALLCLPVVYLLRSLAALVVYDLSLLYWTAAGGPMNTPGGTALLWVLLLLAVPFYNTLITMRDERRLSGFSWLMTMTVFAAFGLSARATDYIPFLLLGSLAVTIMLIGYSIDIHQSWGVPFRWFGRFAAAGSLLISCLPAAWDGIARVHEFHWVTALVTLVLFAVMIALMARTVKKRLWGPVLYLAVPFILAFETLLVRAGLYSSIPLVLSSLYMVVLGFFETSQGFKPGHSLHMKFGVVLFVSLILAFIFGTQFSPLAPLLAIVVLALILFQFKRTRKAKAWAALRAARRTGLRHSSTRVRGQVKEDREADVPPKDATPSWQVQDAASDADSLAEWMKDVRIPSPAELGLSAEPAGEEKADDLPKAPPVPAEPAEAPPAFTFTAPAADTEKSDVTPIVPVSQTVHETTEAVPQQMAVPQEPVPEEKPRITESPWSSMKPAPKRKKYFTHSPWSHQGGNRK, from the coding sequence ATGGAACGAAATACCAATGTATGGCTCGACAGAAAAGTCGATGACTGGGTTTCTAAAGGCTGGATCAGCGAAGAAGCCCGGCAAAAAATACGAAAATCTTATGGCAGGGACGAACAAAGGAAATCTCTTTTGACGACCCTGCCTTTATATGCCCTGCTGGCCGTCATCGGCCTGGCTGCGGCCGGTATCGCCCTGATTTGGGGCGTTTCCCAGTTCTGGTACTACGTGTCGATTACGGTCCGCATGGGACTGGCCTGTGTCCTGCTCCTGATTACCCAGATCGGCGTCGGCGCCGCCATGTTCCAGGAACGGCAGGGAAGCCTCGTCGCTGAAGGCGTGGCCCTGGTCCATTGCCTGGGCATCTTTGCTGTCCTGGCGATGGCCGAGCAGTCTTTTTATATCGGCTGGGATGTGACGGCCTATGTCGCCGTCTGCGCCCTCCTCTGCCTGCCTGTGGTCTACCTGCTGCGGTCCCTGGCGGCCCTGGTCGTCTATGATTTGTCTCTCCTGTATTGGACGGCTGCCGGCGGCCCCATGAATACGCCCGGCGGGACGGCGCTGTTATGGGTCCTGCTCCTGCTGGCCGTACCTTTTTATAATACCCTCATCACCATGCGCGATGAACGGCGCCTGTCCGGTTTTTCCTGGCTCATGACCATGACGGTCTTCGCCGCCTTTGGCTTGTCCGCCCGGGCGACGGACTATATCCCCTTCCTCTTATTGGGGAGCCTGGCCGTGACAATCATGCTGATCGGGTATTCTATCGACATCCATCAGTCCTGGGGTGTCCCTTTCCGCTGGTTCGGCCGTTTTGCCGCTGCCGGATCCCTGCTCATTTCCTGTCTGCCTGCTGCCTGGGACGGGATTGCCAGGGTACACGAGTTCCATTGGGTGACGGCTTTGGTGACGCTCGTCCTCTTTGCCGTGATGATCGCCCTCATGGCCAGGACCGTAAAGAAACGCTTGTGGGGACCGGTCTTGTACTTGGCCGTCCCGTTCATCCTGGCCTTTGAAACCCTTCTCGTCCGGGCCGGGCTCTATTCTTCGATTCCCCTGGTCTTGTCGTCGCTGTACATGGTCGTCTTAGGTTTCTTTGAAACGTCCCAGGGCTTTAAGCCCGGTCACAGCCTGCATATGAAGTTCGGCGTCGTCCTTTTTGTCAGTCTGATCCTGGCCTTCATTTTTGGGACCCAGTTCTCACCGCTGGCACCGCTGCTGGCAATCGTCGTCCTGGCACTGATCCTTTTCCAGTTCAAACGGACCCGGAAGGCTAAGGCCTGGGCAGCTTTGCGCGCAGCCCGGCGGACCGGCCTTCGCCATTCGTCGACGCGCGTCCGCGGCCAGGTGAAAGAAGACCGTGAGGCCGACGTGCCGCCTAAGGATGCGACGCCGTCCTGGCAGGTCCAGGATGCGGCCAGTGATGCCGACAGTCTGGCCGAATGGATGAAGGACGTCCGTATCCCATCGCCGGCCGAATTGGGGCTGTCTGCGGAACCGGCTGGGGAAGAAAAGGCAGACGATTTGCCGAAAGCACCGCCTGTACCAGCCGAACCGGCAGAAGCTCCGCCAGCTTTCACCTTTACGGCTCCGGCTGCCGATACAGAGAAATCTGACGTAACGCCTATAGTGCCGGTCAGCCAGACCGTCCACGAAACGACGGAGGCCGTGCCGCAGCAGATGGCTGTTCCTCAGGAACCGGTGCCGGAAGAAAAGCCGCGGATCACGGAATCGCCGTGGAGTTCGATGAAGCCGGCTCCGAAACGTAAAAAATACTTTACCCACTCGCCGTGGTCTCATCAAGGAGGCAATCGAAAATGA
- the speE gene encoding polyamine aminopropyltransferase has protein sequence MRKFVSEHQSPYLDLTTEVSDILYRGHSQFQDIIVADSKEFGRMLVLDGVFQTSIKDEFMYHESIVHIPLFLHPNPKKVLIIGGGDGGAAREAVRHPEVESVTMVDIDGQVIELSKKYFPEISKAILEKDPKLTVKVGDGIAFMREAENYYDVIIVDCSDPVGPGEGLFSYDFYKDTFKALKEDGLFVQQTESPFMHRKLVKDIFDCVSDIFPITRLYTAFIPLYPSGMHCFTMGSKKYDPLAWEPNRKRTFPTKYYNEGIQKSAFVLPNFVKDLLYGEKER, from the coding sequence ATGAGAAAATTCGTAAGCGAACACCAGTCCCCGTATTTGGATTTGACGACGGAAGTGTCGGATATCCTCTATCGCGGTCACTCGCAGTTCCAGGACATCATCGTCGCCGATTCCAAGGAATTTGGCCGCATGCTGGTCCTGGACGGTGTTTTCCAGACGTCTATCAAAGATGAATTTATGTATCACGAAAGCATCGTCCACATCCCCCTGTTCCTCCATCCCAATCCGAAGAAAGTCCTCATCATCGGCGGCGGCGACGGCGGCGCTGCCCGGGAAGCCGTCCGTCATCCGGAAGTCGAATCGGTCACCATGGTCGACATCGATGGCCAGGTCATCGAATTGTCCAAGAAATATTTCCCGGAAATCTCTAAAGCCATCCTTGAAAAGGATCCCAAACTGACCGTCAAAGTCGGCGACGGCATCGCCTTCATGCGGGAAGCCGAAAACTATTACGACGTCATCATCGTCGACTGCTCGGACCCCGTCGGCCCTGGCGAAGGACTGTTCTCGTATGATTTCTATAAGGACACCTTCAAGGCCCTCAAAGAAGACGGTCTCTTCGTCCAGCAGACCGAATCGCCTTTCATGCACCGCAAACTGGTCAAGGACATCTTCGACTGCGTATCGGACATCTTCCCCATCACCCGCCTGTACACGGCCTTCATCCCGCTCTACCCGTCGGGCATGCACTGCTTCACCATGGGCTCGAAGAAATACGATCCCTTGGCATGGGAACCGAACCGCAAACGGACCTTCCCGACCAAATACTACAACGAAGGAATCCAGAAGAGCGCCTTCGTCCTGCCGAACTTCGTCAAGGACTTATTATACGGAGAAAAAGAAAGATAA
- a CDS encoding YwiB family protein, whose translation MKPVLVSVKSIQRNKEGEELKMELVSEGKYYVKDGTQYIVYEESELTEMKGVTTVIKVLPGGSVLLLRLGKLRQRQEFRKGKVTRSQYDTPVGTFDVQMKTYECRADLLDGTGTIQLGYDVHIEGVSANYTQLTITVQEDQA comes from the coding sequence TTGAAACCTGTCTTAGTAAGTGTAAAGAGTATCCAACGTAACAAAGAGGGAGAAGAGCTGAAAATGGAGCTCGTTTCCGAAGGCAAATACTACGTCAAAGACGGGACGCAGTACATCGTCTACGAAGAGAGCGAGCTGACGGAAATGAAAGGCGTTACGACGGTCATCAAGGTATTACCCGGAGGGTCCGTCTTATTGTTGCGCCTCGGGAAGCTCCGCCAGCGTCAGGAATTTCGCAAGGGAAAGGTGACGCGCTCCCAGTATGACACACCGGTCGGCACGTTCGACGTGCAGATGAAGACCTATGAATGCCGTGCCGATCTGCTCGATGGGACCGGTACGATTCAGTTAGGCTACGACGTCCATATCGAAGGCGTCAGCGCCAATTATACACAATTAACCATAACCGTGCAGGAGGATCAAGCGTAA
- a CDS encoding CTP synthase translates to MAKYIFVTGGVVSSLGKGITAASLGRLLKNRGYKVTIQKFDPYINIDPGTMSPYQHGEVFVTDDGTETDLDLGHYERFIDINLGKNSNVTTGKIYWSVLQKERRGDYLGHTVQVIPHITNEIKNRVYRVGDDDNADIVITEIGGTVGDIESLPFLEAIRQIKKEVGRNDVLYIHVTLVPYIGAAGELKTKPTQHSVKELRSIGIQPDIIVCRTERPLSDEMKEKLALFCDIDKDAVIENKTLNSIYEVPLLLSEEGMDRIVLDKLDLPDRPCDMEDWKKMVHAIYNTEKTLEIALVGKYVALHDAYLSVAEALNHAGIAYKTKVNIHWIDSETLEDPNLSMEEVFKGIDGIVVPGGFGNRGVEGKIRAVQYARENNVPYLGLCLGMQCAVMEFARHVVGLEGATSSEFHEDAKFPVIDLMPDQVDISDKGGTMRLGLYPCKLTEGTKAHEVYGTNLIYERHRHRWEFNNKYRTEMVNAGLVLSGTSPDDRLVEIVELKDHPWFVGCQFHPEFKSRPTNAHPLFKGLIKTALELKGE, encoded by the coding sequence ATGGCTAAATACATCTTTGTCACAGGCGGCGTCGTTTCTTCGTTAGGGAAAGGCATTACAGCAGCATCGCTGGGCCGTTTGCTGAAGAACCGCGGCTATAAGGTCACGATCCAGAAGTTTGACCCTTATATCAACATCGACCCGGGTACGATGAGCCCGTACCAGCACGGCGAAGTCTTCGTCACTGACGACGGTACGGAAACGGACCTCGACCTCGGTCATTATGAACGCTTCATCGACATTAACCTCGGCAAGAACTCCAACGTCACGACCGGCAAGATTTACTGGTCTGTCCTGCAGAAAGAACGCCGCGGCGATTATTTGGGCCATACCGTCCAGGTCATCCCGCACATCACCAATGAAATCAAGAACCGCGTCTATCGCGTCGGCGACGACGACAATGCGGACATCGTCATCACGGAAATCGGCGGCACTGTCGGCGACATCGAAAGCCTGCCGTTCCTGGAAGCCATCCGCCAGATCAAGAAGGAAGTCGGCCGCAATGACGTCTTGTACATCCACGTCACCCTCGTGCCGTACATCGGCGCTGCTGGCGAACTGAAGACCAAACCGACCCAGCACAGTGTCAAGGAACTGCGCAGCATCGGTATCCAGCCGGACATCATCGTCTGCCGTACGGAACGCCCCTTGTCGGATGAAATGAAAGAAAAACTGGCCCTGTTCTGCGATATCGATAAAGATGCCGTCATCGAAAACAAGACCTTGAACAGCATCTATGAAGTGCCGCTCCTCTTGTCGGAAGAAGGCATGGACCGCATCGTCCTGGACAAACTCGACCTGCCCGACCGCCCGTGCGATATGGAAGACTGGAAGAAGATGGTTCACGCCATTTACAATACGGAAAAGACCCTGGAAATCGCCCTGGTCGGCAAGTATGTCGCCCTTCACGATGCTTACCTCAGCGTAGCCGAAGCCTTGAACCATGCCGGCATCGCCTATAAGACCAAAGTCAACATCCACTGGATCGATTCGGAAACCCTGGAAGATCCGAACCTGTCCATGGAAGAAGTCTTCAAAGGTATCGACGGCATCGTCGTTCCCGGCGGCTTCGGCAACCGTGGCGTCGAAGGCAAAATCCGCGCCGTCCAGTATGCCCGTGAAAACAACGTGCCTTACCTCGGCCTTTGCCTGGGCATGCAGTGCGCTGTCATGGAATTTGCTCGCCACGTCGTCGGCCTCGAAGGTGCTACGTCGTCGGAATTTCACGAAGATGCCAAATTCCCGGTCATCGACCTCATGCCGGACCAGGTCGACATCTCCGATAAAGGCGGCACGATGCGCCTCGGCCTATATCCCTGCAAATTGACGGAAGGCACCAAGGCCCACGAAGTCTATGGGACAAACCTCATTTACGAACGCCATCGCCATCGCTGGGAATTTAACAACAAATACCGTACGGAAATGGTCAATGCCGGCCTGGTCCTGTCGGGCACGTCGCCGGACGACCGCCTGGTAGAAATCGTCGAACTCAAAGATCATCCCTGGTTCGTCGGCTGCCAGTTCCATCCGGAATTTAAATCCCGTCCGACCAACGCTCATCCGCTGTTCAAAGGCCTGATTAAAACGGCCCTGGAATTAAAAGGGGAATAA
- a CDS encoding FprA family A-type flavoprotein: MHCVEEIKNGIYWMGCNDFRTELFERIFPIPEGVTYNSYFIDDEKTCVVDAMDKSCRDEFLEDVEYLLKGRKLDYFVLQHMEPDHASSALALLEKYPDAKIIGQPQTFKLFEQFFRHPMTDRYVAVKEGDQLALGKHTLQFVKAPMVHWPEVIMSYDLTDHVLFSADAFGQFGTVGNVYADQVDFEENYLDSARRYYVNIVGKYGPQVVNVLKKASGLPIDFICPLHGFVFRTPATIKYIIDKYLHWAKYVPEKKGVVIAFSSIYGNTERAACVLAHKLSQRGIQDIRLYDVAKIHSSYITAKAWEYSHLVLAAPTYNLNLFLPMENFLHDLKTLMFQKRTIGVIACHSWASAAYKTMVDYVENQFKCCELLEPTMDMKSSLRDDQECELDELADKLVESIKEYPDPKTLI, translated from the coding sequence ATGCATTGTGTAGAAGAAATTAAAAATGGTATTTATTGGATGGGATGCAACGATTTCCGTACCGAACTGTTTGAACGGATTTTCCCGATTCCCGAAGGCGTAACGTACAACTCCTATTTCATCGATGATGAAAAGACATGCGTCGTCGATGCCATGGATAAATCGTGCCGCGACGAATTCCTGGAAGATGTAGAATACTTGCTCAAAGGCCGTAAACTGGACTACTTCGTCCTCCAGCATATGGAACCGGACCATGCCAGCTCCGCCTTGGCTCTCTTGGAAAAATATCCCGATGCCAAGATCATCGGCCAGCCGCAGACGTTCAAACTCTTTGAACAGTTCTTCCGCCATCCCATGACGGACCGCTACGTTGCCGTCAAAGAAGGCGACCAGCTGGCTTTGGGCAAACACACATTGCAGTTCGTCAAGGCTCCTATGGTCCATTGGCCGGAAGTCATCATGTCCTATGACTTGACAGACCACGTCCTCTTCAGTGCCGATGCCTTTGGCCAGTTCGGTACGGTCGGCAATGTCTATGCAGACCAGGTCGACTTTGAAGAAAACTACCTCGATTCGGCCCGCCGTTATTATGTCAACATCGTCGGCAAATACGGCCCGCAGGTCGTCAACGTCCTCAAGAAGGCATCGGGCCTTCCCATCGACTTCATCTGCCCGCTCCACGGCTTCGTATTCCGCACGCCGGCTACGATTAAGTACATCATCGACAAATATCTCCACTGGGCTAAATACGTACCGGAAAAGAAAGGCGTCGTCATCGCTTTCTCGTCCATTTATGGCAACACCGAACGGGCTGCCTGCGTCCTGGCCCATAAATTGAGCCAGCGTGGCATCCAGGACATCCGCCTCTACGACGTAGCCAAGATCCATTCGTCGTACATCACGGCAAAAGCCTGGGAATACAGCCACCTCGTCCTGGCTGCTCCGACGTACAACCTGAACCTCTTCCTGCCGATGGAAAACTTCCTCCACGACTTGAAGACCCTCATGTTCCAGAAACGCACCATCGGCGTCATCGCTTGCCACAGCTGGGCATCGGCTGCTTACAAGACCATGGTGGACTACGTCGAAAATCAGTTCAAATGCTGCGAACTCCTGGAACCGACGATGGATATGAAATCGTCCCTCCGCGACGACCAGGAATGTGAACTCGACGAATTGGCTGACAAACTGGTTGAAAGCATTAAAGAATATCCCGATCCGAAAACTTTGATCTAA